A window from Triticum aestivum cultivar Chinese Spring chromosome 6D, IWGSC CS RefSeq v2.1, whole genome shotgun sequence encodes these proteins:
- the LOC123144183 gene encoding subtilisin-like protease SBT5.3: MRPMASFGAAACFLLCALLLVQPAPAAAAGEKRSYVVYLGEHAHASRLHDLPAVDLAAVEGKAADSHYDLLATVLGDKAKAREAIFYSYTKHINGFAANLDADEAAQIARLPEVVSVFRNRGYQLHTTRSWQFLGIAGPGGVPRGASWRKAKFGEGVVIGNIDTGVWPESESFRDHGLGPVPKHWKGTCEKGQDDNFHCNAKLIGARYFNKGYGSEGLDTKAPEFNTPRDNEGHGTHTLSTAGGSAVPGASVFGFGNGTASGGSPRAHVAAYRVCYKPVNGSSCFEADILAAFDAAIHDGVHVLSVSLGNDGEPYDYFDDAISIGSFHAVRRGISVVCSAGNSGPKPSSISNLAPWVFTVGASTMDREFPSYVVFNGTKIKGQSMSETSLKGKESYPMIDSAEAAAPGRAVDDAKICLQGSLDPEKVKGKIVVCLRGTSARVAKGLTVLQAGGAAMVLANDAASGNEIIADAHLLPATHIRHSDGLTLYNYLKSAKSPEGYLEKPETILETKPAPYMAAFSSQGPNPVNPEILKPDITAPGVSVIAAFTRAMAPTELAFDERRVAFTSMSGTSMSCPHVSGLVGLLKALHPDWSPSAIKSAMMTTAIDVDNKGESILNASLAPAGPFAYGAGHVWPSRSMNPGLVYDLGPDHYLDFLCALKYNATVLSMFNGEPYKCPEKAPKIEDLNYPSITVVNLTASGAMVKRTVKNVGSPCKYKAMVRQPAGVHVTVSPDVMEFGKKGEEKTFEVKFETKNAKLAKNYAFGALIWSNGVQFVKSPIVVKTAA, translated from the exons ATGAGACCCATGGCTTCCTTCGGCGCTGCCGCCTGCTTCCTCCTCTGCGCGCTGCTCCTCGTCCAGCCcgcccccgccgctgccgccggcgagaAGCGGTCCTACGTCGTGTACCTCGGCGAGCATGCGCACGCGTCGCGGCTGCACGACCTCCCAGCCGTCGACCTGGCGGCGGTCGAGGGGAAGGCCGCCGACTCGCActacgacctcctcgccaccgtccTCGGAGA CAAGGCGAAGGCGCGGGAGGCCATCTTCTACTCGTACACCAAGCACATCAACGGCTTCGCCGCCAACCTCGACGCCGACGAAGCCGCCCAGATCGCCC GGCTGCCGGAGGTGGTGTCGGTGTTCCGGAACAGGGGGTACCAGCTGCACACGACGCGGTCGTGGCAGTTTCTTGGCATCGCCGGGCCCGGAGGCGTCCCGCGCGGAGCGTCCTGGCGCAAGGCTAAGTTCGGCGAGGGCGTCGTCATTGGCAACATCGACACCG GTGTGTGGCCAGAATCGGAGAGCTTTCGGGATCATGGGCTGGGACCAGTCCCCAAGCACTGGAAAGGAACATGCGAGAAAGGCCAAGACGACAACTTCCACTGCAATGC GAAGCTGATCGGGGCGCGCTACTTCAACAAGGGGTACGGGTCGGAAGGGCTCGACACCAAGGCTCCCGAGTTCAACACCCCGCGGGACAACGAGGGGCACGGCACGCACACGCTGTCCACGGCCGGTGGCTCGGCGGTGCCCGGCGCCAGCGTGTTCGGCTTCGGCAACGGCACGGCCTCCGGCGGCTCTCCACGGGCGCACGTGGCCGCGTACCGCGTGTGCTACAAGCCCGTGAACGGCAGCTCGTGCTTCGAGGCGGACATCCTGGCCGCCTTCGACGCCGCCATCCACGACGGCGTGCACGTCCTGTCTGTCTCCCTCGGCAACGATGGTGAGCCCTACGACTACTTCGACGACGCCATCTCCATCGGGTCCTTCCACGCCGTCCGCCGCGGCATCAGCGTTGTCTGCTCGGCCGGAAACTCGGGCCCCAAGCCCAGCTCCATCTCCAACCTTGCGCCGTGGGTCTTCACTGTCGGTGCCAGCACCATGGACCGCGAGTTCCCGTCTTACGTCGTGTTCAACGGCACAAAGATCAAG GGGCAGAGCATGTCGGAGACATCGCTCAAGGGCAAGGAGTCTTACCCCATGATCGATTCCGCTGAAGCCGCAGCGCCCGGCAGAGCGGTAGATGACGC CAAGATTTGCCTGCAGGGGTCGCTGGACCCGGAGAAGGTGAAAGGGAAGATCGTGGTGTGCCTGCGTGGGACGAGCGCGCGTGTGGCCAAGGGCCTGACGGTGCTCCAAGCCGGCGGCGCCGCCATGGTGCTCGCCAATGACGCCGCCTCGGGCAACGAGATTATCGCGGACGCGCACCTGCTCCCGGCCACGCACATCAGGCACAGCGACGGCCTCACCCTATACAACTACCTCAAATCCGCCAA GTCACCAGAGGGGTACCTTGAGAAGCCGGAGACGATCCTGGAGACGAAGCCAGCGCCGTACATGGCCGCTTTCTCCTCGCAGGGACCCAACCCCGTCAACCCGGAGATTCTCAAGCCCGACATCACGGCGCCCGGGGTGAGCGTGATCGCCGCGTTTACCCGCGCCATGGCCCCCACGGAGCTCGCCTTCGACGAACGCCGCGTCGCCTTCACGTCCATGTCTGGGACGTCCATGTCGTGCCCGCACGTCTCTGGCCTCGTGGGGCTCCTCAAGGCCCTCCACCCAGACTGGAGCCCCTCCGCGATCAAGTCGgcaatgatgacgacggcgatcgACGTGGACAACAAGGGCGAGTCCATCCTCAACGCATCCTTGGCGCCGGCTGGGCCCTTCGCCTACGGCGCCGGCCACGTGTGGCCGAGCCGCTCCATGAACCCCGGCCTCGTCTACGACCTCGGCCCCGACCACTACCTCGACTTCCTCTGCGCGCTCAAGTACAACGCCACGGTCCTGTCCATGTTCAACGGCGAGCCGTACAAGTGCCCCGAGAAGGCCCCCAAGATCGAGGACCTCAACTACCCGTCCATCACCGTCGTCAACCTCACGGCCTCCGGCGCAATGGTGAAGCGCACGGTGAAGAACGTTGGCTCCCCGTGCAAGTACAAGGCGATGGTGCGCCAGCCGGCTGGCGTGCATGTGACGGTGAGCCCCGACGTGATGGAGTTTGGGAAGAAGGGGGAGGAGAAGACGTTCGAGGTCAAGTTCGAGACCAAGAACGCCAAGCTGGCCAAGAACTACGCGTTTGGCGCGCTCATATGGAGCAACGGTGTCCAGTTCGTGAAGAGCCCCATCGTTGTCAAGACGGCGGCATGA